One window of Burkholderia cepacia GG4 genomic DNA carries:
- a CDS encoding acyltransferase family protein, translating into MNHRVTQLTGLRAVAVTMVVVGHAEHVLPGGYTGWFAPLRLIADGRLGVLIFFVLSGFLITNVLRAEFARTGGIALTSFYVRRALRIWPACYVYLATVGILAVAGWLDVERRQWLYAALHLWNYSAWFGLAGDNVLHPDGAWYLGHFWSLALEEQFYWFWPLLFVYGARRRGTRWLAALILGVPLVRALTYFVAPALRGQLGMMLHTGVDPILIGCYAALNRERLEAWIRSWRGETRIVTVLVFIVLFGMPLAEHRLGGFWNATYGVTLEAALIAIVIVVLNFRADFWCARWLRATPVVFVGTISFSLYLWQQPFANPALPVAHAFPLGIVWALLAATASYFLIEKPFLRLKDRYTAREARRVRDDALRGPATPEYLETNAVK; encoded by the coding sequence ATGAACCATCGCGTCACGCAGTTGACCGGGTTGCGCGCCGTCGCGGTCACGATGGTCGTCGTCGGCCATGCGGAGCATGTGCTGCCGGGCGGCTATACCGGCTGGTTCGCGCCGCTGCGGCTGATCGCCGACGGCCGGCTCGGCGTGCTGATCTTCTTCGTCCTCAGCGGCTTCCTGATCACCAACGTGCTGCGCGCGGAGTTCGCGCGCACCGGCGGCATTGCGCTGACGTCGTTCTACGTGCGTCGCGCGCTGCGGATCTGGCCGGCCTGCTACGTGTATCTCGCGACCGTCGGCATCCTTGCCGTCGCCGGCTGGCTCGACGTCGAGCGCCGCCAGTGGCTGTATGCGGCGCTGCATCTGTGGAACTACTCGGCGTGGTTCGGGCTGGCCGGCGACAACGTGCTGCATCCGGACGGCGCGTGGTATCTCGGCCATTTCTGGTCGCTCGCGCTCGAGGAGCAGTTCTATTGGTTCTGGCCGCTGCTGTTCGTGTACGGCGCCCGCCGTCGCGGCACGCGCTGGCTGGCCGCACTGATCCTGGGCGTGCCGCTGGTACGCGCGCTCACGTATTTCGTCGCACCGGCGCTGCGCGGGCAGCTCGGGATGATGCTGCACACGGGTGTCGATCCGATCCTGATCGGCTGCTACGCGGCGCTCAACCGCGAACGGCTCGAAGCCTGGATCCGCTCGTGGCGCGGCGAGACGCGCATCGTGACGGTGCTCGTCTTCATCGTGCTGTTCGGGATGCCGCTTGCCGAACATCGGCTCGGCGGCTTCTGGAATGCAACCTACGGTGTGACGCTCGAGGCTGCGCTGATCGCGATCGTGATCGTCGTGCTGAATTTCCGCGCGGACTTCTGGTGCGCGCGCTGGCTGCGGGCCACGCCGGTCGTGTTCGTCGGCACGATCTCGTTCAGCCTCTATCTGTGGCAGCAGCCGTTCGCAAACCCGGCGCTGCCGGTCGCGCATGCGTTCCCGCTCGGCATCGTGTGGGCGCTGCTGGCCGCGACAGCCAGCTACTTCCTGATTGAAAAACCGTTCCTGCGGCTGAAGGATCGCTACACCGCGCGCGAGGCGCGACGCGTCCGTGATGACGCGCTGCGCGGGCCGGCGACGCCGGAGTACCTCGAGACCAACGCGGTCAAATAG
- a CDS encoding transglutaminase family protein: MVTTKNAAKTRPAPGPGSAKPAAPTTPATPATSTAPTTSAAPAAPTMPTTPGTPTTLTTPAAVAPGRLLRVTHDTEYRYAARVESAQHQARLQPLATPRQQVLSFALDIEPAPAAVGTEIDAFGNARASFALNQPHDALLVRSRSTVRVSPPVWSQGARGAPPPAIANPDVQHATAWEAVRDRLRFRAGQPYDAASEFVFASQHVACDPELAAYAAASFTPQRPLVQAAWDLMRRIHADFAYTPNSTDISTTALDALRLRKGVCQDFAHVMIGALRSLGLAARYVSGYLLTQPPPGQPRLIGADASHAWVDVYDPAWPEDGGWLQLDPTNDRAPGDDYVMLSIGRDYADVTPLRGVIRGGGADQELKVGVTVEPLDAPSGSAA, translated from the coding sequence ATGGTGACGACGAAAAACGCGGCGAAGACGCGGCCCGCGCCCGGTCCGGGCAGCGCGAAGCCGGCAGCGCCGACCACGCCTGCGACACCGGCCACGTCGACCGCGCCGACTACGTCTGCGGCACCAGCCGCGCCGACCATGCCGACCACGCCCGGGACACCGACCACGCTGACTACGCCGGCTGCCGTCGCGCCCGGCCGCCTGCTGCGCGTCACGCACGACACCGAATACCGTTACGCAGCGCGCGTCGAATCCGCGCAGCACCAGGCGCGACTGCAGCCGCTCGCGACGCCGCGCCAGCAGGTGCTGTCGTTCGCGCTCGACATCGAGCCCGCGCCGGCCGCGGTCGGTACCGAGATCGATGCGTTCGGCAACGCGCGCGCGTCGTTCGCGCTGAATCAGCCACACGACGCGTTGCTCGTGCGCAGCCGCAGCACGGTGCGCGTGAGTCCGCCCGTGTGGTCGCAGGGTGCCCGCGGCGCGCCGCCGCCCGCGATCGCGAACCCCGACGTGCAGCACGCAACGGCGTGGGAAGCGGTGCGCGACCGCCTGCGGTTTCGCGCGGGGCAGCCGTACGATGCGGCGAGCGAATTCGTGTTCGCGTCGCAGCATGTGGCGTGCGATCCCGAGCTGGCCGCCTATGCGGCCGCGAGCTTCACGCCGCAGCGGCCGCTCGTGCAGGCCGCGTGGGACCTGATGCGGCGGATCCACGCCGATTTCGCATACACACCGAACAGCACCGACATCTCGACGACGGCGCTCGATGCGTTGCGGTTGCGCAAGGGCGTCTGCCAGGATTTCGCGCACGTGATGATCGGCGCGCTGCGCTCGCTCGGGCTGGCCGCGCGCTACGTGAGCGGCTATCTGCTGACACAGCCGCCGCCCGGCCAGCCGCGGCTGATCGGCGCGGACGCGTCGCATGCATGGGTCGACGTGTACGACCCCGCATGGCCGGAAGACGGCGGCTGGCTGCAGCTCGACCCGACCAACGACCGCGCCCCGGGCGACGACTACGTGATGTTGTCGATCGGCCGCGACTATGCGGACGTGACGCCGCTGCGCGGCGTGATCCGCGGCGGCGGTGCGGATCAGGAATTGAAGGTCGGCGTGACGGTGGAGCCGCTCGATGCGCCGTCAGGTAGCGCGGCGTGA
- the pip gene encoding prolyl aminopeptidase, which yields MYPSIEPYAHGHLDTGDGHRIYWERCGNPSGKPAVFLHGGPGAGCSPDHRRLFDPERYDILLFDQRGCGRSTPHASLDNNTTWDLVADIERLREMVGAQQWLVFGGSWGSALALAYAETHPQRVSALVVRGIFTMRRAELLWYYQEGASWLFPDLWEEFLAPIPQAERGDLMAAYHRRLTGDDEAAKLEAARAWSIWEGRTITLLPDPALAARFADGHYALAFARIENHYFVNRGFVDEGQLLRDAHRLAGIPGVIVQGRYDVATPARTAWDLAQAWPDATFEIVADAGHAYNEPGILKALLAATDRFAA from the coding sequence GTGTACCCATCGATCGAACCCTACGCCCACGGCCACCTCGATACCGGCGACGGCCATCGCATCTACTGGGAGCGCTGCGGCAACCCGTCCGGCAAGCCCGCGGTGTTCCTGCACGGCGGCCCGGGCGCGGGCTGCAGCCCCGACCATCGCCGCCTGTTCGATCCCGAGCGTTACGACATCCTGCTGTTCGACCAGCGCGGCTGCGGGCGCTCGACGCCGCATGCGAGCCTCGACAACAACACGACATGGGACCTGGTGGCCGACATCGAGCGGTTGCGCGAGATGGTGGGCGCGCAACAATGGCTCGTATTCGGCGGCTCGTGGGGCAGCGCACTCGCGCTCGCCTACGCGGAGACACACCCGCAACGCGTAAGCGCGCTCGTCGTGCGCGGCATCTTCACGATGCGTCGCGCGGAATTGCTGTGGTACTACCAGGAAGGCGCGTCGTGGCTGTTCCCGGACCTGTGGGAGGAATTCCTCGCGCCGATTCCGCAAGCCGAGCGCGGCGACCTGATGGCCGCGTACCATCGCCGGCTGACGGGCGACGACGAAGCCGCGAAGCTCGAAGCCGCGCGCGCATGGAGCATCTGGGAAGGCCGCACGATCACGCTGCTGCCCGATCCGGCACTGGCCGCGCGCTTCGCCGACGGCCACTACGCGCTCGCGTTCGCGCGGATCGAAAACCACTACTTCGTGAATCGCGGGTTCGTCGACGAAGGCCAGCTACTGCGCGACGCACATCGCCTCGCGGGCATTCCGGGCGTGATCGTGCAGGGCCGCTACGACGTCGCGACGCCTGCACGCACCGCGTGGGATCTCGCGCAAGCATGGCCCGACGCGACGTTCGAGATCGTGGCGGACGCCGGCCACGCGTACAACGAACCGGGCATCCTGAAAGCGCTGCTCGCCGCGACGGACCGGTTCGCCGCGTAA